A window from Flavobacterium sp. 83 encodes these proteins:
- the recQ gene encoding DNA helicase RecQ — translation MTQETLHAKLKENFGFEKFRPNQEEIINCVLSGQDTLAIMPTGGGKSICFQLTALILQGITIVISPLIALMKDQVDSLKANGIAACFINSSQTEDERQFYIESLKSNVIKLVYIAPESLFYLDNIFNSLTISLIAIDEAHCISAWGHDFRPAYTNLGYLKNRFPFTPILALTATADKATRKDISEQLNLKKPKIFVASFDRKNLSLEVRPALDRVKQIIDFIQEKPNESGIIYCLSRKTTEELAEKLQKTRINAKAYHAGLDNKIRSQTQDEFITDDCQVVCATIAFGMGIDKSNVRWVIHYNLPKNIEGYYQEIGRAGRDGLPSETILFESYGDVIQLQKFASQGLNAEVQLAKLERMKQYADALSCRRKILLSYFGELVTENCGNCDICKNPPSFFDGTIIAQKALSAIIRLQETEPLPVIIDFLRGSKNAYIYEKEYQKLKTYGVGIDLSWFDWNQYLIQLINLGYCEIAFHQQNKIRLTAFAKKVLFEGEKVQLTTVQKINIDKQEVKEIKSKSNLNSLFDKLRKLRYEISKVESVPAYVIFSDSALRQMETERPMSEQELLAIDGVGKAKLEKYGDAFIKAIIDFQKTKIVKKKKEATTYKETLELYQSGLSVEEISQKRKLGLSTIMSHLAKLYVDGVAIDLTLFISKEEVSKIAEAQIKLESPNTLKPYFDYFEEKIDYGKIRLALAILEKENAVF, via the coding sequence ATGACACAAGAAACTTTACATGCCAAACTCAAGGAAAATTTTGGTTTTGAAAAATTTAGGCCCAATCAAGAAGAAATAATAAATTGTGTACTTTCTGGTCAAGATACTTTGGCTATTATGCCTACCGGTGGTGGAAAATCAATTTGTTTTCAATTAACCGCTTTAATTTTACAAGGAATTACAATCGTAATTTCTCCATTAATAGCTTTAATGAAAGATCAAGTAGATAGTTTAAAAGCAAATGGTATTGCCGCCTGTTTTATAAATAGTAGTCAAACTGAAGACGAACGTCAATTTTATATTGAAAGCTTAAAATCGAACGTTATAAAGTTAGTTTACATTGCGCCAGAAAGCCTTTTTTATCTTGACAACATTTTCAATAGTTTAACTATAAGTCTTATTGCAATAGATGAAGCACACTGCATTTCAGCTTGGGGACATGATTTTCGTCCGGCTTATACTAACTTGGGTTATCTTAAAAACCGCTTTCCTTTTACTCCAATCTTAGCTTTAACTGCAACTGCCGATAAAGCTACACGTAAGGACATTAGCGAACAATTAAATTTAAAAAAACCTAAAATATTTGTAGCTTCTTTTGACAGAAAGAATCTAAGTTTAGAAGTTCGTCCTGCTTTAGACCGAGTAAAACAGATTATTGATTTCATCCAAGAAAAGCCAAATGAATCGGGAATAATATATTGCTTAAGCCGAAAAACAACGGAAGAACTAGCTGAAAAATTACAAAAAACAAGAATAAATGCTAAAGCATATCATGCAGGTTTGGATAATAAAATTCGATCTCAAACCCAAGATGAGTTCATTACTGATGATTGCCAAGTAGTTTGTGCTACAATAGCTTTTGGAATGGGAATTGACAAATCTAATGTTCGCTGGGTAATTCACTATAACTTACCAAAAAACATAGAGGGTTATTATCAAGAAATTGGTCGTGCTGGTCGGGACGGATTGCCATCTGAAACTATACTGTTTGAAAGTTACGGCGATGTTATTCAACTTCAAAAATTTGCTTCACAAGGTTTGAATGCTGAAGTACAATTGGCAAAATTAGAAAGAATGAAACAGTATGCCGATGCTTTAAGTTGTCGCAGAAAAATATTGCTTTCGTATTTTGGAGAGCTCGTTACTGAAAACTGTGGGAATTGTGATATTTGCAAAAATCCACCTTCTTTTTTTGACGGTACTATTATTGCCCAAAAAGCATTATCGGCAATTATTCGTTTACAGGAAACAGAACCATTACCTGTAATTATTGACTTTTTACGCGGATCTAAAAATGCTTATATTTATGAAAAAGAGTATCAAAAACTTAAAACTTATGGAGTTGGCATTGATCTTTCCTGGTTTGATTGGAATCAATATTTAATCCAACTCATCAATTTAGGCTATTGCGAAATTGCATTTCATCAGCAAAATAAAATTAGACTGACTGCTTTTGCAAAAAAAGTATTATTTGAAGGAGAGAAAGTACAACTAACTACTGTTCAGAAAATCAATATCGACAAACAAGAAGTCAAAGAAATTAAAAGCAAATCTAATTTAAATTCATTATTTGATAAGCTAAGAAAACTGCGATACGAAATTTCAAAGGTTGAATCTGTTCCGGCTTATGTCATTTTTAGTGATTCGGCTTTACGACAAATGGAAACTGAAAGACCTATGAGTGAACAGGAATTATTAGCCATTGACGGTGTGGGAAAAGCCAAATTGGAAAAATATGGTGACGCCTTTATAAAAGCAATTATTGATTTTCAAAAAACTAAAATTGTTAAAAAAAAGAAAGAAGCTACAACTTATAAAGAAACATTAGAATTATACCAAAGCGGATTATCTGTTGAAGAAATTTCTCAAAAACGAAAATTAGGATTAAGCACGATTATGTCCCATTTAGCAAAATTATATGTTGACGGAGTTGCTATTGATTTAACTCTATTTATATCCAAAGAAGAAGTTTCTAAAATTGCTGAAGCTCAAATAAAACTAGAGTCACCAAATACACTGAAACCTTATTTTGATTATTTTGAAGAAAAAATAGATTACGGTAAAATCCGTTTGGCATTGGCTATACTAGAAAAAGAAAATGCTGTATTTTAA
- a CDS encoding transglutaminase family protein: protein MIKIKKITFQGIKQKFQVKKPWDDVIIFVLNILIAIPVFIIVHQNLINPNWFFNIDRIILFLLIIVSIQLILRFLRTIILICILLYLMVLLYGSVIGNYGFNSVFEDYNSMMYSMSYNPYPQDIIIAKLLPFPNKSKIINAIEYQNPKVRNFAIMATTKYFKNVKGYSDYRTIIQCFAVFKEINHRWNYVSDPKDGDYIASASESLDYFSGDCDDHSILMAASVRAIGGTPRLIHTKGHIYPEILIGSQKDLEKVNFLIKNVLFVDESNEKQLHYHIDERGQIWMNLDYTANYPGGPFLSEEILGALTLE, encoded by the coding sequence ATGATAAAAATAAAAAAAATTACTTTTCAAGGTATTAAACAAAAATTTCAGGTCAAAAAACCCTGGGATGATGTTATTATTTTTGTCTTAAACATATTAATTGCGATTCCGGTTTTTATAATTGTACATCAAAATCTAATCAATCCCAATTGGTTTTTTAATATTGACAGGATTATTTTATTCCTGCTTATCATAGTGTCAATACAATTAATCTTGAGATTTCTTAGGACAATTATTCTCATTTGTATTCTCTTGTATTTAATGGTCTTACTTTATGGTTCAGTGATAGGGAATTATGGTTTCAACAGTGTTTTTGAAGACTATAATTCTATGATGTATTCTATGTCGTATAATCCATATCCTCAAGATATAATCATTGCTAAACTACTTCCGTTTCCCAATAAATCAAAAATAATTAATGCCATAGAATATCAGAATCCAAAAGTGAGGAATTTTGCGATTATGGCAACAACTAAATATTTCAAAAATGTAAAAGGATATTCTGATTACAGAACTATTATTCAATGTTTTGCAGTATTTAAAGAAATAAATCACCGTTGGAATTACGTGAGTGATCCTAAAGATGGGGATTATATTGCATCTGCTAGTGAATCATTAGACTATTTTTCAGGTGATTGTGATGATCATTCCATATTAATGGCCGCAAGTGTCAGGGCTATTGGCGGAACTCCCCGATTGATTCATACTAAAGGACATATTTATCCCGAAATATTAATTGGTTCTCAAAAGGATTTAGAAAAAGTAAACTTTCTAATCAAAAATGTTTTGTTTGTAGATGAAAGTAACGAGAAACAACTTCATTATCACATTGATGAACGTGGCCAAATATGGATGAACCTCGATTATACTGCAAATTATCCTGGCGGTCCTTTTTTATCCGAAGAAATTTTAGGTGCTTTAACTTTAGAATAA
- a CDS encoding decarboxylase encodes MNTKYSDLINQTYYFPQEEFTLNKDNLQFHNIDLMKLVEKYGTPLKFTYLPQISNNINKAKSWFRKSMEKNKYEAKYYYCYCTKSSHFEFIMNEAFKNNIHIETSSAFDINIVENLLENGKINKSTYIICNGFKRDQYIENIARLVNNGHKNTIPIIDNYEELDLLQGQIKGKFKIGIRIAAEEEPKFEFYTSRLGIGYKNIVPFYKKEIKENKKLELKMLHFFINTGINDNAYYWNELVKCIKVYVALKKECPTLDGLNIGGGFPIKNSLTFEYDYQYMIDEIINQIKIACDEAEVDVPNIFTEFGSFTVGESGGAIYQILYQKQQNDREKWNMIDSSFITTLPDTWAINKRFIMLAINRWNDTYERVLLGGMTCDSDDYYNSEQNMNAIYLPKYNKEKPLYIGFFNTGAYQETIGGYGGLHHCLIPQPKHILIDRDENGILATEVFSEQQTSEDVLKILGYDKK; translated from the coding sequence ATGAATACAAAATATTCTGATTTAATAAATCAAACTTATTACTTTCCCCAAGAAGAATTTACATTAAACAAAGATAACCTTCAGTTTCACAATATTGACTTGATGAAACTAGTGGAAAAATATGGAACACCATTAAAATTCACCTATCTACCTCAAATTTCCAATAACATTAACAAAGCCAAAAGCTGGTTTCGTAAATCGATGGAAAAAAATAAATATGAGGCTAAATATTACTATTGTTATTGTACAAAAAGCTCCCATTTTGAATTTATCATGAATGAAGCTTTTAAAAACAATATACACATTGAAACCTCCTCTGCTTTTGATATAAATATTGTTGAAAATTTATTAGAAAACGGAAAAATCAACAAAAGTACTTATATTATCTGTAACGGATTTAAAAGAGATCAGTACATTGAAAACATAGCCCGGTTAGTAAATAACGGACATAAAAATACTATTCCAATTATTGATAACTATGAAGAACTAGATTTGCTTCAAGGTCAAATAAAAGGAAAATTTAAAATCGGAATTCGTATTGCTGCTGAGGAAGAACCAAAATTTGAGTTCTATACTTCAAGATTAGGAATTGGATACAAAAACATTGTTCCTTTTTATAAAAAAGAAATCAAAGAAAATAAAAAACTGGAACTTAAAATGTTGCACTTTTTTATTAACACTGGGATCAATGATAATGCCTATTATTGGAACGAGTTAGTAAAATGTATCAAGGTTTATGTTGCATTAAAAAAAGAATGTCCTACATTAGATGGATTAAATATTGGTGGAGGTTTTCCTATAAAAAATTCATTGACATTCGAGTACGATTACCAATACATGATCGATGAAATTATCAATCAGATTAAAATAGCATGTGACGAAGCAGAAGTTGATGTTCCAAATATCTTTACTGAATTTGGTTCGTTTACTGTTGGTGAAAGCGGAGGTGCAATTTATCAGATCTTGTATCAAAAACAACAAAATGATAGAGAAAAATGGAATATGATTGATTCTTCTTTTATCACCACTTTACCAGATACATGGGCTATAAATAAGCGTTTCATTATGTTAGCAATTAACCGTTGGAACGACACTTACGAAAGAGTTCTATTGGGTGGAATGACCTGTGATAGTGACGATTATTACAACTCCGAGCAAAACATGAATGCTATATATTTGCCAAAATACAACAAAGAAAAACCATTATATATTGGATTTTTCAATACCGGAGCTTATCAGGAAACAATAGGTGGATATGGAGGCCTACACCACTGTTTGATTCCACAGCCCAAACACATACTGATAGATAGAGATGAAAATGGAATTTTGGCAACTGAGGTTTTCTCAGAACAACAAACTTCTGAGGACGTTTTAAAAATATTAGGTTACGACAAAAAATAA
- a CDS encoding proline dehydrogenase family protein, which translates to MEKIFNNTQVAFALKSDTELDRAYFLFKMIDNQPLVRIGTAVTNFALKANLPVEGLIRATVFDHFCGGVNEVDCLSVVDKMFTKGVSSVLDYSVEGKEEEDQFDAALEMTLKTIEFAKERKAIPFAVFKPTGFGRFELYQKLGEKQELTAKEQAEWNRVVERFDIVCKDAHSKDVALLIDGEESWMQDAADDLVTEMMRKYNKEKAIVFNTLQMYRWDRLDYLKRLHEQAKREGFLIGMKLVRGAYMEKEIARAEENGYKSPICTSKEATDENYDAAVHYMIDHLDTMSIFAGTHNEESTYTLMELMQEKGIKTNDKRIWFGQLYGMSDNISYNLAANTYNVAKYLPFGPVKDVMPYLIRRAEENTSVAGQTSRELSMIKTERNRRKGK; encoded by the coding sequence ATGGAAAAAATATTCAATAATACACAAGTTGCGTTTGCTTTAAAAAGCGATACCGAACTCGATAGAGCTTATTTTCTTTTCAAAATGATTGATAATCAGCCTTTAGTTCGAATAGGAACTGCGGTTACTAATTTTGCATTGAAAGCAAATCTTCCGGTCGAAGGTTTGATTCGTGCTACTGTTTTTGACCATTTTTGTGGCGGAGTAAATGAGGTTGATTGTCTTTCTGTAGTAGATAAAATGTTTACAAAAGGAGTTTCTTCTGTTTTGGATTATTCTGTAGAGGGGAAAGAGGAAGAAGATCAGTTTGATGCTGCATTGGAAATGACTTTAAAAACAATCGAATTTGCCAAAGAGCGTAAAGCTATTCCTTTTGCAGTTTTTAAACCAACTGGTTTTGGACGTTTTGAATTGTATCAAAAATTAGGAGAAAAACAAGAATTAACCGCCAAAGAACAAGCGGAATGGAATAGAGTAGTGGAGCGTTTTGATATAGTTTGTAAAGATGCCCATTCTAAAGATGTAGCACTTCTTATTGACGGTGAAGAAAGCTGGATGCAGGATGCCGCAGACGATTTAGTTACCGAAATGATGCGTAAATACAATAAAGAAAAAGCTATTGTTTTCAATACGTTACAAATGTACCGTTGGGATCGTTTGGATTATTTGAAAAGATTACATGAACAAGCCAAAAGAGAAGGATTTTTAATTGGAATGAAATTAGTTCGCGGTGCCTACATGGAAAAAGAAATTGCGCGTGCTGAAGAGAATGGCTATAAGTCACCAATATGCACTTCAAAAGAGGCTACGGATGAAAATTATGATGCTGCAGTACACTATATGATTGATCATTTAGATACGATGTCAATTTTTGCAGGAACCCATAATGAGGAAAGCACCTATACGCTAATGGAATTAATGCAAGAGAAAGGTATTAAAACAAATGACAAGAGAATTTGGTTTGGTCAATTGTATGGAATGAGCGATAATATAAGTTATAATTTGGCTGCTAATACTTATAATGTTGCTAAATACTTACCTTTCGGTCCTGTTAAAGATGTGATGCCTTACTTGATTCGTCGTGCCGAAGAAAACACTTCTGTTGCTGGACAAACCAGTCGGGAATTGTCAATGATTAAAACGGAACGTAACAGGAGAAAAGGGAAATAA
- the aroB gene encoding 3-dehydroquinate synthase, with product MQSIHANSYPIHFNEKGYEALNLHLKENKYSNLFIIVDSNTNEFCLPKFLPFLETDLTIEIIEFEAGEQNKNIETCVQIWNVLTELGADRKSLVLNLGGGVVTDLGGFVASTFKRGLDFIHIPTTLLSMVDASVGGKNGVDLGNLKNQIGVINVPAMVLIDTQYLDTVPQNEMRSGLAEMLKHGLIYDKGYWEQFLDLKAIDFADFDALIYRSVEIKNEIVKQDPTEKNIRKSLNFGHTLGHAIESYFLENENKTTLLHGEAIAVGMILESYISLNKNLINSGEYIQIKSTIKTIYDDIVFEENDIEPILELLIHDKKNEYGNIQFALIEGIGKIKINQSVENELILKAFLDYKS from the coding sequence ATGCAATCAATTCACGCCAACAGTTATCCAATTCATTTTAACGAAAAAGGATATGAAGCATTAAACCTTCATTTAAAAGAAAACAAATATTCTAATTTATTTATTATTGTCGACAGCAATACAAATGAGTTTTGTTTGCCAAAATTTCTGCCTTTTTTAGAAACTGATCTTACTATAGAAATTATAGAATTTGAAGCAGGAGAACAAAATAAAAATATTGAAACCTGCGTGCAAATTTGGAATGTATTGACTGAACTCGGTGCGGACAGAAAAAGTCTTGTACTTAATTTAGGCGGCGGGGTTGTTACTGATTTGGGTGGTTTTGTAGCTTCAACCTTTAAGAGAGGTTTAGATTTTATTCATATTCCTACTACTTTATTATCTATGGTTGATGCTTCTGTGGGCGGAAAAAATGGGGTTGATTTAGGGAATTTGAAAAATCAAATAGGCGTTATCAATGTACCGGCAATGGTTCTTATCGACACTCAATACCTTGATACTGTCCCGCAAAACGAAATGCGATCTGGTTTAGCTGAAATGTTGAAACACGGTTTAATATATGATAAAGGATATTGGGAGCAATTTTTAGATTTAAAAGCAATTGATTTTGCTGATTTTGATGCATTAATTTATCGTTCAGTCGAAATAAAGAATGAAATTGTAAAGCAAGATCCTACTGAAAAAAACATTCGTAAGTCATTAAATTTTGGTCACACATTAGGACATGCTATTGAAAGTTATTTTTTGGAAAATGAAAATAAAACTACTTTATTGCACGGTGAAGCAATTGCAGTAGGAATGATATTGGAAAGTTATATTTCATTAAATAAAAACTTGATCAATTCAGGGGAATATATCCAAATAAAATCAACAATTAAGACCATATATGACGACATCGTTTTTGAAGAAAATGACATAGAACCTATTTTGGAATTACTTATTCATGACAAGAAAAATGAGTACGGTAACATTCAGTTTGCTTTAATAGAGGGTATCGGGAAAATAAAAATCAATCAATCGGTTGAAAATGAATTAATTCTTAAGGCTTTCCTGGATTATAAATCTTAA
- a CDS encoding ABC transporter ATP-binding protein, whose amino-acid sequence MARFKENDLPKSKITASSLTKATLIFQYAGNHRWKFYVGLVFLLLTGATALAFPKLMGMLIDCVKNKDNAQANYIALGLVVILFFQSIFSFFRLSLFVNFTEHTLANLRLALYSNLVKLPMSFFSQKRVGELNSRISSDITQIQDTLTSTIAEFLRQFILIIGGVLLLANESIKLTLLMLSVVPLVAVAAVIFGRFIRKYSKNVQDKVAESQVIVEETMQGITIVKAFANEWYEIARYNGKIKEVVKIAIKGGKYRGYFASFIIFCLFGAIVAVVWFGVRLSISGEMSVGQLISFVLYSTFVGASFGGIAELYAQIQKAIGATERVFELLDETPEKINSIQNASSANKIKGNVTFKNVAFSYHSRKEIQVLKDVSFTANYGQKIAIVGPSGTGKSTIASLLLRFYNIDEGEILVDGKNIYDYDLENLRGNMSIVPQDVILFGGTIRENIAYGKPNATEEEILTASKQANAYNFIESFPEKFETIVGERGIKLSGGQRQRIAIARALLKNPSILILDEATSSLDSESEKLVQEALEILMQGRTSIIIAHRLSTIRSADQILVLDNGKIAEKGTHQELITLENGMYKNLSNLQFSNS is encoded by the coding sequence ATGGCAAGGTTTAAAGAAAATGATTTACCAAAATCAAAAATTACCGCAAGTTCACTTACTAAAGCAACTCTAATATTTCAATATGCTGGAAATCATCGCTGGAAATTTTATGTAGGTTTAGTTTTTTTATTGCTGACAGGAGCAACCGCGCTTGCTTTCCCTAAATTAATGGGAATGCTTATCGATTGTGTGAAAAATAAAGATAATGCTCAGGCTAATTATATTGCCTTGGGATTAGTTGTCATTTTATTTTTTCAATCTATTTTTTCGTTTTTCAGATTGTCATTATTTGTCAATTTTACGGAACATACTTTAGCAAATCTTAGATTAGCACTGTATAGTAATCTGGTAAAGTTGCCCATGTCATTCTTTTCACAAAAGCGTGTTGGGGAATTAAACAGTAGAATCAGCTCTGATATAACCCAAATACAAGATACCTTAACCTCTACAATAGCTGAATTCCTGAGACAATTCATTTTAATTATTGGTGGTGTTCTTTTATTAGCAAACGAAAGCATCAAATTAACCTTGTTGATGTTGTCTGTTGTTCCCCTTGTGGCTGTTGCTGCGGTTATTTTTGGGCGTTTTATTAGAAAATATTCAAAAAACGTTCAAGATAAAGTTGCCGAAAGTCAAGTTATTGTTGAGGAAACCATGCAGGGAATTACTATCGTTAAGGCTTTCGCCAATGAATGGTACGAGATTGCCCGTTACAATGGAAAAATAAAGGAGGTTGTGAAAATTGCCATTAAAGGTGGGAAATATAGAGGCTACTTCGCTTCATTCATTATTTTTTGTCTTTTTGGAGCCATTGTTGCCGTAGTTTGGTTTGGCGTTCGTTTAAGCATTAGCGGAGAAATGAGCGTAGGACAATTAATTTCGTTTGTATTGTACTCTACATTTGTAGGGGCTTCTTTTGGAGGAATTGCGGAACTTTATGCACAGATCCAAAAAGCAATTGGTGCAACCGAACGTGTTTTTGAATTATTAGATGAAACTCCTGAAAAAATCAATTCAATCCAAAATGCCTCTTCTGCAAATAAAATAAAAGGGAATGTTACTTTCAAAAATGTTGCGTTCAGTTATCATTCAAGAAAAGAAATACAAGTATTGAAAGATGTTAGTTTTACCGCTAATTATGGTCAAAAAATAGCTATTGTAGGACCAAGTGGAACCGGAAAATCAACAATTGCATCATTATTATTACGTTTCTATAATATTGATGAAGGAGAAATATTGGTTGATGGGAAAAATATTTACGATTATGATTTAGAAAATCTTAGAGGAAATATGAGTATTGTACCGCAAGATGTTATTTTATTTGGTGGAACAATCAGAGAAAATATTGCTTACGGAAAACCAAATGCAACCGAAGAAGAAATTCTTACCGCTTCAAAACAAGCTAATGCTTATAATTTTATCGAAAGTTTTCCCGAAAAATTTGAAACTATTGTAGGTGAACGAGGAATTAAACTTTCTGGTGGACAACGACAACGCATCGCCATTGCGAGAGCATTACTTAAAAACCCAAGTATTTTAATCCTAGATGAAGCCACATCTTCATTAGACAGTGAAAGTGAAAAACTAGTTCAGGAAGCACTTGAAATTCTGATGCAAGGAAGGACAAGTATCATTATTGCACACCGTCTTTCAACAATTCGTAGTGCTGATCAAATTTTAGTTCTTGACAATGGAAAAATAGCTGAAAAGGGAACACATCAGGAATTAATTACTTTAGAGAATGGAATGTATAAAAATTTAAGTAATTTGCAGTTTAGCAATTCTTAG
- a CDS encoding DNA-deoxyinosine glycosylase has product MINSFHPFVNSQTKILILGTMPGIASLEKQEYYAHKRNHFWKIMYTLLANLPVSEVFEEKIQLLQNNKIGLWDVLENCERKGSLDIHIKNQKENDFESLFKEFPTITKIIFNGKESHKYFLKKFGQIEGITYYVMPSTSPANTMSFENKLKIWSTCFE; this is encoded by the coding sequence ATGATAAATTCATTTCATCCATTTGTGAATTCTCAAACTAAAATTTTGATTTTAGGAACGATGCCAGGCATAGCTTCTCTGGAAAAACAGGAATATTATGCTCATAAACGAAATCATTTTTGGAAGATAATGTACACACTACTAGCTAATTTACCCGTATCAGAAGTTTTTGAAGAAAAGATACAGTTATTGCAAAATAATAAAATTGGATTGTGGGATGTTTTAGAAAATTGTGAAAGAAAAGGAAGTTTGGACATCCACATTAAAAATCAAAAAGAAAATGATTTTGAATCGTTGTTTAAAGAATTTCCAACAATCACTAAAATCATCTTTAATGGAAAAGAAAGTCATAAATATTTCCTGAAAAAATTTGGACAAATAGAAGGCATCACGTATTATGTGATGCCTTCAACTAGTCCTGCTAATACAATGTCTTTTGAAAACAAGTTAAAAATCTGGTCAACTTGCTTCGAATAA
- a CDS encoding DinB family protein, translating into MKTDQLPISEYSQFNATYISAAGNVEMIDELEICLHDFIRFVQNIPMDKFDYRYAEGKWTIKDIIQHIIDTERIFAYRALRISRNDKTPLPGFEENDFVDNTNANDRNIQDLLAELSAVRHSNLFLFKSFSEDQLKRTGTASNTNISVRAIGFIIIGHQKHHQKVFQERYL; encoded by the coding sequence ATGAAAACAGATCAATTACCTATAAGTGAATATTCTCAATTTAATGCAACTTATATAAGTGCTGCCGGGAATGTTGAAATGATTGATGAATTGGAAATTTGTCTTCACGATTTTATTCGTTTTGTACAAAATATTCCAATGGATAAATTTGATTACAGATATGCCGAAGGGAAGTGGACTATCAAAGATATCATTCAACACATCATTGATACGGAACGAATTTTTGCTTATCGCGCATTACGAATTTCAAGGAATGATAAAACACCTTTACCAGGATTTGAAGAAAATGATTTCGTGGATAACACGAATGCGAATGATAGAAATATTCAGGACTTATTAGCAGAACTATCAGCGGTTAGACATTCTAATTTGTTTCTTTTTAAAAGTTTTTCAGAAGACCAATTAAAGCGAACAGGAACGGCTTCTAATACAAATATTTCAGTTCGTGCAATAGGTTTTATTATCATTGGTCATCAAAAACACCATCAAAAAGTTTTTCAAGAAAGATATTTATAG
- a CDS encoding deoxyhypusine synthase family protein, with protein MSKGPISQFIEKHYLHFNSASLVDAAKAYEQQLANGAKMMVSMAGAMSTAEIGKIFAEIIRQDKVQIISCTGANLEEDIMNLVAHSHYERVPNYRDLTPQDEWDLLERGLNRVTDTCIPEHEAFRRLQKHIYKIWKDADDKGERYFPHEFMYKMLLSGVLEEYYEIDLKDSWMYAAAEKNLPIIVPGWEDSTMGNIFASYVIKGELKASTMKSGIEYMVFLSDWYPKNSTNGVGFFQIGGGIAGDFPICVVPMLYQDMEMHDIPFWSYFCQISDSTTSYGSYSGAVPNEKITWGKLDIKTPKFIIESDATIVAPLIFAYLLDL; from the coding sequence ATGAGCAAAGGACCAATCAGTCAGTTTATAGAAAAGCATTACCTGCATTTCAACTCTGCATCTTTAGTTGACGCAGCTAAGGCATACGAACAACAATTAGCCAACGGTGCAAAAATGATGGTGAGCATGGCTGGTGCTATGAGTACAGCTGAAATTGGAAAGATTTTTGCTGAAATAATTCGTCAGGATAAAGTTCAGATTATTTCTTGTACAGGTGCAAATCTTGAAGAAGATATTATGAATTTAGTAGCTCATTCTCATTACGAAAGAGTTCCAAATTATAGAGATTTAACTCCCCAAGATGAATGGGATTTATTAGAAAGAGGCTTAAACCGTGTAACTGATACTTGTATCCCGGAACATGAGGCTTTCCGTCGTTTGCAAAAACATATTTACAAAATTTGGAAAGATGCTGATGATAAAGGGGAAAGATATTTTCCACATGAATTTATGTATAAAATGTTGCTTTCTGGTGTTCTGGAAGAGTATTATGAAATTGATTTAAAAGACAGTTGGATGTATGCTGCTGCTGAGAAAAATTTACCTATTATTGTACCTGGTTGGGAGGATAGTACGATGGGAAATATATTTGCCTCTTATGTAATTAAAGGTGAATTGAAAGCATCAACAATGAAATCTGGTATTGAATATATGGTTTTCTTATCAGATTGGTATCCGAAAAATAGTACTAATGGTGTAGGTTTTTTCCAAATTGGTGGAGGAATTGCCGGGGATTTTCCAATATGTGTTGTACCAATGTTATACCAAGATATGGAAATGCATGACATTCCGTTTTGGAGCTATTTTTGTCAGATTTCAGATTCAACAACCAGTTATGGTTCTTATTCTGGAGCGGTACCGAATGAAAAAATTACTTGGGGTAAATTAGATATAAAAACTCCTAAGTTTATTATTGAATCCGATGCTACCATTGTAGCACCTTTAATTTTCGCTTATTTATTAGATTTATAG